In Erigeron canadensis isolate Cc75 chromosome 7, C_canadensis_v1, whole genome shotgun sequence, one DNA window encodes the following:
- the LOC122606744 gene encoding putative calcium-transporting ATPase 11, plasma membrane-type codes for MVESYLGEEFHVPPKHPSDEALKNWRKALFVVKNHRRRFRHVANLDKRVIHNDRFCKIKENLRLSFLAVRVAQRFKDGIIHDGNHHSDAAKVSDFHKNPNKLASMVQKYQVKTLRSLGGVNGVAEAVEVNIDEGVKSCDLTPRQDTYGVNKYTEKPSKSFLKFVWEALHDLTLIILSVCAVVSIGVGIATEGFPDGIYDGLGILLSILLVVTVTAVSDYRQSLQFKDLDKEKKKISCHVTRDGYRKKVSIYDLVVGDIVHLSIGDQVPADGIFISGYSLLIDESSLTGESVPVHIDEKKPFLLGGTKVQDGSAKMLVAAVGMNTEWGKLMETLSEEGENETPLQVKLNGVATIIGKIGLVFAVLTFLVLAIRFIIEKAMRNELSSWTSSDALSMLDYFATAVTIIVVAVPEGLPLAVTLSLAFAMKKLMADKALVRHLSACETMGSSTCICTDKTGTLTTNHMVVDKAWVFGKVKDAKEPSDLPEHVSTVLLQCIFECTGSEVVKDTDGKTSILGTPTESAILEYGLLLGGDFSAIRREIKLLKMIPFNSKRKTMSVITALPSGQVRAFCKGASEIVLGMCDKIIDDSGEPVSLTEENAKSVTNVINGFAHNALRTLSLAYIDVQGDFDMQKEIPAHGYTLIAVVGIKDPLRPGVKEAVEICLAAGITVRMVTGDNINTAKAIAKECGILTENGVAIEGPDFRDKTPQQKSEQAPFIQVMARSSPTDKLELVKHLRGLSEVVAVTGDGTNDAPALHESDIGFAMGIAGTEVAKEQADVIVMDDDFATIVKVAKWGRAVYINIQKFVQFQLTVNIVALMINFVSACITGSAPLTAVQLLWVNLIMDTLGALALATEPPNDGLMKRQPVKRTESFITITMWRNIIGQSIYQMAILFVLNFAGKPILNLHGENATAILNTFIFNTFVFCQVFNEINSRDIDKINIFHGMLSSWIFLGVMVSTVVFQVIIVEFLGTFASTVPLDWDLWLLSIALGFVSMPIAVVLKCIPVEKWVVKRQHNGYDPLASGPQAV; via the exons GAAAATCTTCGGCTTAGCTTTCTAGCTGTGAGAGTAGCACAACGGTTTAAAGATG GCATTATTCATGATGGAAATCATCATTCAGATGCTGCAAAAGTTTCCGACTTCCATAAGAATCCCAATAAACTTGCATCCATGGTTCAAAAGTATCAGGTGAAGACCTTAAGATCTCTTGGTGGAGTTAATGGAGTTGCAGAAGCAGTAGAAGTCAACATAGATGAAGGAGTCAAATCATGCGATTTGACTCCTAGACAAGACACTTATGGTGTCAACAAATATACCGAGAAGCCTTCTAAAAGCTTTCTTAAGTTTGTATGGGAAGCTCTTCATGATTTAACACTGATCATACTTAGTGTTTGTGCGGTGGTATCAATAGGGGTAGGGATTGCCACCGAAGGTTTTCCGGATGGTATATATGATGGTTTAGGAATCTTGCTAAGTATATTACTAGTAGTTACTGTTACTGCTGTGAGTGACTATAGACAATCTTTACAATTTAAAGATTTagacaaagaaaagaaaaaaatatcatGTCATGTAACAAGAGATGGATATCGAAAAAAGGTCTCCATTTATGACTTAGTTGTTGGAGATATTGTACACTTATCCATTGGTGACCAAGTTCCAGCCGATGGGATATTTATATCAGGATACAGTTTGTTAATTGATGAATCCTCCTTAACGGGTGAAAGTGTGCCTGTACATATAGATGAAAAGAAACCATTTCTTCTTGGTGGAACCAAAGTGCAAGATGGCTCAGCTAAAATGCTTGTTGCAGCCGTTGGTATGAACACTGAATGGGGAAAGCTAATGGAAACGTTGAGCGAAGAAGGAGAAAACGAGACCCCATTGCAAGTGAAATTAAACGGTGTTGCTACTATAATTGGTAAAATTGGATTAGTGTTTGCCGTGTTGACTTTTCTTGTTTTGGCTATTCGTTTTATCATAGAAAAGGCAATGAGAAATGAGCTTTCAAGTTGGACTTCAAGTGATGCATTGAGTATGTTAGACTATTTTGCTACTGCAGTAACTATTATAGTTGTTGCAGTACCAGAAGGACTACCTTTAGCTGTCACATTAAGCCTTGCATTTGCGATGAAAAAGTTAATGGCTGACAAGGCACTTGTACGACATCTCTCTGCTTGTGAAACAATGGGCTCTTCTACTTGCATATGCACCGATAAAACCGGGACTTTAACAACAAATCATATGGTGGTTGACAAAGCTTGGGTATTTGGTAAAGTGAAAGATGCTAAAGAACCATCAGATTTACCTGAACATGTATCAACCGTTCTCTTGCAGTGTATATTTGAATGTACAGGTTCTGAGGTAGTCAAAGATACAGATGGTAAAACTTCTATTTTGGGCACCCCAACCGAATCAGCAATACTAGAATACGGTCTGCTTTTGGGAGGTGATTTTAGTGCCATACGTAGAGAGATTAAACTACTAAAAATGATACCTTTTAATTCCAAAAGAAAGACTATGTCTGTGATCACAGCTCTTCCGAGTGGTCAAGTACGTGCCTTTTGTAAAGGTGCTTCAGAAATAGTATTGGGAATGTGTGACAAGATCATAGATGATAGCGGAGAACCTGTTTCATTGACAGAAGAAAATGCTAAGTCTGTTACAAATGTTATTAATGGTTTCGCACATAATGCTTTAAGAACTCTTTCTTTGGCTTATATTGATGTTCAGGGTGATTTTGATATGCAAAAAGAAATACCAGCCCACGGGTATACATTGATTGCTGTTGTGGGCATTAAGGATCCACTTAGACCAGGGGTAAAGGAAGCAGTTGAAATATGTTTAGCAGCTGGTATTACAGTGCGTATGGTTACCGGTGATAATATTAACACAGCTAAAGCCATTGCAAAGGAATGTGGCATACTCACTGAAAATGGTGTTGCTATTGAGGGGCCGGATTTCCGTGACAAAACTCCTCAACAAAAGAGTGAACAAGCACCATTTATTCAG GTTATGGCTAGATCATCGCCAACAGACAAGTTAGAGCTTGTTAAGCATTTGAGGGGCCTGTCCGAAGTTGTTGCAGTGACAGGTGATGGGACGAATGATGCTCCAGCTTTGCATGAATCGGATATTGGATTTGCCATGGGAATTGCTGGAACAGAG GTTGCGAAAGAACAAGCTGATGTCATTGTCATGGATGACGATTTTGCAACAATAGTTAAAGTAGCCAAATGGGGCCGTGCAGTCTACATAAACATTCAAAAGTTTGTTCAATTCCAGCTGACAGTCAATATCGTTGCTCTGATGATCAACTTTGTTTCTGCCTGCATCACAG GGTCTGCTCCACTAACCGCTGTGCAATTGCTATGGGTCAACCTGATTATGGACACTTTGGGTGCATTAGCACTGGCCACAGAACCACCGAATGATGGACTGATGAAGAGACAACCGGTGAAGCGAACTGAAAGTTTTATTACGATAACCATGTGGAGGAACATCATTGGCCAAAGCATTTACCAAATGGCCATCCTATTTGTCTTGAACTTTGCGGGGAAACCCATTTTAAATTTGCATGGGGAGAATGCCACTGCGATCCTTAATACTTTCATATTCAATACCTTTGTCTTCTGCCAG GTGTTTAATGAAATAAACAGTCGGGATATCGACAAGATAAACATTTTCCATGGCATGTTGAGCAGTTGGATATTCCTTGGTGTCATGGTATCAACTGTTGTCTTCCAAGTTATCATTGTAGAGTTCCTTGGCACTTTTGCAAGCACCGTTCCTCTAGACTGGGATTTGTGGCTACTTAGCATTGCACTTGGGTTTGTGAGCATGCCGATTGCAGTTGTTTTGAAGTGTATACCTGTTGAGAAATGGGTGGTCAAGCGACAACATAACGGTTATGATCCCCTCGCTTCTGGTCCACAAGCTGTTTGA